A stretch of Porites lutea chromosome 5, jaPorLute2.1, whole genome shotgun sequence DNA encodes these proteins:
- the LOC140937176 gene encoding uncharacterized protein — protein MRSSITALLILGSLIEVMSWHVHQKVPIKCSSLANLRGLSFLMKRGRIHNVDASCIVNYFISNTGSRGHGQYHETFDRLRTLEIHVRGGLKRKKVVRGFQPILQRAMEGTKLLWNGSRLVSRLHLENMILKILLIFLIHSLIKRNYSLELQLLTTVILYLKTSCATPSPTSVYSRVSSTQYTSTPSLLSFQSTITSDHGNYLAQTLNATASQGSNFSSHIHIDMSVKTETTLTHLQGICDPDWIHHGDLCYKVVKETKVFNHAERFCVIHSAHLISIQSKEENDIIFSLIQTSIGQPGKIRIWLGMERLSSDSSLHWVDKKPLKYENWAPGEPDRSGACVQMIQKGWWEDASCTQKLPYICKKGSKDSLPYSRATELGVLIGIPMACSAIMLTVVAVLFVKSVNDSHGTYYGYGKNRNKDKIHSCLISMSTGIAQVGAVGYVNEARRFSRSSTRSTPSVHSSVPSIHSLEGSQVASPVTTPEITITPGTPESERRIDITSVPATSATSIEQDRFQSVTSLENLLSRKYIKPKTRRLRSLKKADAVVSPAGAAGKYRRKDEEFEFYEI, from the exons ATGCGTAGCTCTATCACCGCTCTCCTCATATTGGGGTCATTAATAGAAGTCATGTCCTGGCACGTCCATCAGAAAGTACCAATTAAGTGCTCAAGTCTCGCAAATCTCCGAGGGCTCTCCTTTCTGATGAAACGGGGAAGAATTCACAACGTGGATGCGAG TTGTATTGTGAATTATTTCATATCCAATACCGGAAGTAGAGGTCACGGCCAGTATCACGAGACATTCGACAGGTTACGTACTCTTGAAATTCACGTTCGAGGAG GTCTCAAGAGAAAAAAGGTGGTCCGGGGATTCCAGCCGATTCTTCAGCGAGCCATGGAAGGAACAAAATTACTATGGAACGGATCAAGACTAGTTTCGCGGCTGCACTTGGAAAACATGATCCTAAAAATATTGCTCATATTCTTAATCCACTCGCTCATAAAGAGGAACTATTCATTGGAGCTACAATTATTAACAACAGTTATTTTGTACTTAAAGACGTCATGTGCAACGCCTTCCCCGACATCAGTGTACTCAAGAGTTTCCAGTACACAGTACACGAGTACTCCGTCGCTTTTAAGCTTTCAATCAACAATCACAAGCGATCACGGCAACTATCTCGCACAAACGCTTAACGCAACCGCATCACAAGGGAGTAATTTTTCCTCGCATATTCATATAGACATGTCTGTCAAAACTGAGACAACGTTGACGCACTTGCAAG GAATCTGTGATCCAGACTGGATTCATCATGGTGATCTTTGCTACAAAGTTGTAAAAGAAACTAAAGTGTTTAATCACGCCGAGAGATTTTGCGTTATCCATTCAGCTCATCTGATATCGATTCAAAGTAAAGAAGAAAATGATATAATTTTTAGTTTAATTCAGACTTCTATCGGCCAACCTGGCAAAATTAGGATTTGGCTTGGGATGGAAAGACTGTCATCGGATTCCAGTCTCCATTGGGTTGATAAAAAACCACTTAAGTACGAGAACTGGGCCCCAGGTGAACCAGACCGTTCAGGCGCATGCGTGCAAATGATTCAGAAGGGATGGTGGGAGGACGCGTCATGTACGCAGAAACTGCCTTACATATGCAAGAAAG GTAGCAAAGACAGTTTACCTTACTCCAGAGCTACAGAGCTAGGGGTCCTAATTGGTATACCCATGGCCTGCTCTGCAATCATGCTGACTGTAGTTGCTGTTTTATTCGTTAAGAGTGTCAATGATTCGCATGGAACTTATTACGGATACGGAAAAAATCGCAACAAGGACAAAATCCACTCTTGCTTGATTAGTATGAGCACAGGCATCGCACAGGTTGGAGCCGTAGGATATGTCAACGAAGCTCGCCGTTTTAGTAGATCAAGCACAAGGTCGACTCCGTCAGTGCACTCCTCAGTGCCTAGTATCCATTCTCTCGAGGGTTCGCAGGTCGCTTCGCCTGTGACAACCCCGGAGATCACCATCACACCCGGAACACCAGAATCAGAGCGAAGAATAGACATCACAAGTGTTCCGGCTACTTCCGCCACAAGTATTGAACAAGACAGGTTTCAGTCTGTGACGAGTCTAGAAAATCTGCTATCTAGAAAGTACATTAAGCCGAAAACTCGTCGCCTGCGTTCGTTGAAGAAAGCGGATGCTGTGGTGTCACCTGCAGGGGCCGCTGGGAAATACAGACGTAAAGATGAGGAATTCGAATTTTATGAAATCTGA
- the LOC140937666 gene encoding tetratricopeptide repeat protein 16-like — translation MPSNTPGKRVEGGDKDNEQKDCELPTKPVVVFEGNEHVSESDENSGNEAASLYSREVTKEIRRRRNTIVNSFRLAELVPTTNTPHSQYRRKSIVILTTETVIDTKAEEHFFEGSSLAERNEHNQAISCFNKAISLKPEVVKNYISRGESYLQICDFQSAILNYKKACILDPDNDQTYSRLAFLYFLQGQCLFDEKLYGEALESFSRAAEMKPEVIGYHTRSVACLAALQRHGECLALVNKRLEEETENPDLFIMRARLHELFRNSTLCYYDVKDALALAPDNAEAKSLMASLEKRAKDSRQQAIQLHLLGKVKEALSKISIAIETNPSVADFHVFRGALHRRQGDFNAAIDDYLLAMDKTDHDEFNTTYKEAQRQLLLCYNDFAVECFSKGFYDEAVVLLNKAIKGEKKEKGLYINRGDCFFRLNELHFSLSDYQQALEMDSSDWSVRCRLSIVYNEFGILEYYDRHYLEAIDHLTTSIQYNPRIGAYYLSRARARYMIEDMDGARHDVLVSLYLDPENKEIVSIFSRLFPGRAITDVMKSHMGMAAARQAEASIRETSSYLQLSQHATGAKNSEAAAKFSGKSVLPPIRGSVFPEVRACMEEQDFHISIIKGKKKATKIVQRALSARQDLSFKGPRVQSKFNSSSVHAEKSVVKFDGLTEKRAKDQKALVQLA, via the exons ATGCCGAGCAATACACCAGGAAAACGAGTAGAAGGAGGTGATAAAGACAATGAACAGAAAGATTGTGAACTTCCTACAAAACCAGTCGTAGTATTTGAAGGAAATGAACATGTTTCGGAGTCGGACGAGAACAGTGGAAATGAAGCCGCCAGCCTTTATAGCCGCGAAGTTACCAAGGAAATTCGGCGGAGAAGAAATACTATCGTGAACTCTTTTCGACTGGCTGAACTGGTTCCAACCACAAATACTCCGCATTCACAGTACCGGCGAAAATCCATTGTAATTTTGACAACAGAAACAGTGATAGACACAAAAGCTGAAGAACA cttttttgaGGGCTCAAGTCTAGCTGAAAGGAATGAACACAATCAAGCCATATCTTGTTTCAACAAGGCTATTTCTCTCAAACCAGAAGTtgttaaaaattatatttcaagaGGAGAAAGTTACTTGCAGATCTGTGACTTTCAATCAGCAATTTTAAACTACAAGAAAGCATGTATATTAGACCCAGACAATGATCAGACATATTCCAGATTAGCATTTCTGTACTTTCTTCAAGGACAATGTTTATTTGATGAAAAGCTTTACGGAGAGGCTTTGGAATCTTTTTCAAGAGCTGCAGAAATGAAGCCAGAGGTGATTGGCTATCATACCAGAAG CGTGGCTTGCCTGGCTGCTCTTCAGCGACATGGAGAGTGTTTGGCACTTGTGAATAAAAGACTTGAGGAAGAAACTGAGAATCCTGACCTGTTTATTATGAGAGCCAGACTTCATGAGCTTTTCCGAAAT TCCACACTTTGTTACTATGATGTTAAAGATGCGTTAGCACTTGCCCCAGATAATGCAGAAGCCAAGTCTCTGATGGCCTCACTGGAGAAGAGAGCAAAGGATAGCAGACAGCAG GCCATACAGCTGCATTTGCTGGGGAAAGTTAAAGAGGCTTTGTCTAAAATCTCCATTGCCATAGAAACAAATCCATCAGTGGCGGATTTTCATGTCTTTCG tggtGCTCTTCACAGAAGACAGGGTGATTTTAATGCTGCAATAGATGATTATCTTTTAGCCATGGACAAGACAGACCATGATGAATTTAACACTACGTACAAAGAAGCTCAGAGACAGCTTTTACTATGTTACAACGACTTTGCTGTTGAGTGTTTTAG TAAAGGATTTTATGATGAAGCTGTAGTACTGTTAAACAAAGCTAtcaaaggagaaaagaaagaaaagggacTCTACATCAACAGAGGAG ACTGCTTCTTTCGCCTGAATGAGCTTCACTTTTCCCTGTCAGACTATCAACAGGCATTAGAGATGGACAGCAGTGATTGGTCTGTCAGGTGCCGACTTTCCATTGTGTATAACGAGTTTGGAATACTGGAGTATTATGATAGGCACTACCTTGAAGCTATTGATCACCTTACAACATCCATCCAGTACAATCCTCGGATAGGTGCCTATTACTTGTCACGTGCCAGGGCCAGATACATGATAGAG GACATGGACGGTGCTCGGCACGACGTTCTCGTGTCGTTGTATTTAGACCCCGAGAACAAGGAAATCGTGTCCATTTTTTCGAGGCTGTTCCCGGGCCGAGCCATTACTGACGTCATGAAGAGTCACATGGGAATGGCGGCTGCACGTCAGGCCGAGGCTTCCATTCGAGAAACAAGTAGTTATCTGCAACTTTCCCAGCATGCCACAG GTGCGAAGAATTCTGAAGCAGCAGCCAAGTTTAGTGGTAAATCAGTTCTTCCACCGATTAGAGGTTCCGTGTTTCCTGAAGTGCGCGCATGTATGgaggaacaagattttcacaTCAGCATcattaaaggaaagaaaaag GCCACCAAAATAGTACAAAGAGCTTTGAGCGCTCGTCAAGATCTGAGTTTCAAGGGTCCAAGGGTCCAGTCCAAGTTCAACAGTTCATCGGTACACGCGGAAAAAAGTGTAGTAAAGTTTGATGGCTTGACTGAGAAAAGAGCTAAGGATCAAAAGGCCTTGGTTCAGCTCGCCTAA